From the genome of Geobacter sp. SVR, one region includes:
- a CDS encoding MBG domain-containing protein produces MSVICTFSARCLALLSVLLLLAPPLSAHQFPLSLTSAPAVKSEGSYIVYVQQGDAWLKAGSLSCDRFFREQRISLGKLTTGTDPVRIRLEQQGGGPAHIDSVFLGQQGPVTVKGTDDPLALQKLSKTDFDVIDAHDRTIDLVFTAAAPDPTLCLTARIEGDRITDIPFHYPIRNLYRTMNADSAFYTYRLDDTKLAASSADGRLNANGTPFFKEWSETGTGHPSGYTYGWVANDDRNLYVKLDFTPDDTMDGTSDYATVYVKTGDQLREFRLTTAETRWGIADFTYTDKVPYQHKVYDFTIPLRELGIAEATRTHAVELAFAAYGTAAPGLSESVTVNPVTNKIYVANGTSSIVTVINGATGAATQVVTGGSVPIALAVNPATNRVYVANQDSGTVTVIDGTTDTVADTVTVGSGPTAIAINPATNRIYVANTYDSTVTMIDGSTNSTTPVSVGSGPFAIAVNPATDMAYVANSADGTVSVIDGAGNAVATVTAGSYPRAIAVNPATNKIYVANNYGSSVTVIDGTANTTTSVTVGNGPSSIAVNPATNSIYVANYYDNSVTVIDGVSDAVTATVAAAANPIAVAVDFTADRIYVAGINGTVTVIDAGSNSVSSTIACGTNLRSIAVNPVTNRAYVASYNSNSIIVIDRTANAAGAVNVGMYPVAVAINPVTNMTYVANSDSGTVSVIGGTTNAAATVATGSQPLAVAVNQVTNKVYVANEGDDTVTVIDGTHNDTAHTTTTATGVSPQAIAVNPVTNKIYVANYGSNTVTVINGATDTPLPSPITVGTKPCAIAINSVTNKVYVVNYVGASSTGSVTVIDGTTDTVLTTVTVGKAPRAIAVNSLTDTIYVANSGSGTSVTVIDGASNTTGNVTAGSAPWAVAVNQVTNRIYVANKSGNSVTIIDGAYNNDDHRTTLSLSGTGTTPYALAVNPASNRIYVANSGSDNVVVIDGVTNTFGSVPAGTQPQSLAVNQLTGRVYVANVGEVGYASTVTVIGEQAELPIPLTVAISPLTGNVSASPTPDFSFLAASAFAPTAPPVRKVYYQFDTRQGAWKEATAFTGSTGTVTDATPLPKGNHVLYLFATDGQDATSTNTGTQSSPLVGSIAAYALTVKPDSPSVATAAADALSQTGATLNGTVNGNGADTIVTFEYGTTASYGSSAPGGTVSGGSGIVSISAVVSGLACGTTYHFRASAQNSAGAGNGDDQMFATAACSHTISTAVTGGNGTITCTTPITQGNSSTCTITPDPGFRLATLADNGADVLASVSGTTYTIVNVIAPHTVTAGFVPLLSQSIAAFAPPATIVYGDLPVTLSATATSGLTVNFSVTGGPGSISGTTLTITGAGTISLRASQPGNTSYAPAADVTASVTAVARPLTVTADSLSKVYGTADPPLTYQITSGTLAAGDALHGALTRTAGENAGSYAIAQGTLTAGPNYNLSYVTASLSVTRRPLTIIAGSASRPYGAPNPVLDNFTVSGLAGGDTITGVATTFPATATPTADVGTSHAITPSAAVFGVGSADNYSINYMPGTLTIDGQASQSITGFVPPSTAVYGGAPLTISAAATSGLPVSFSVVSGPGSINGNQLSVTGAGIIVVRASQSGDLNHLPAADVTASITVTKATATIALSNLAQIFNGAAKSVVAATTPPGLATLVTYDGSMAAPVAAGSYSIVAVVSGANYQGSATGTLVIAKALPVITWPPPATVYVDSVLSSTHLNATASVPGTFSYVPPAGTVMNSVGSQSLAVTFTPADTANYSTATATVTLTVSDRQIPAITWTAPAALSYGTLLSTAQLNASASVPGTFSYDPPAGTLLNAGTRILTVTFTPADTATYAATTASVTLTVNKAPALVTLTGLNQTYDGTAKAVTANTTPVGRTVVITYSGSTAPPATAGNYPVIATITDANYQGSATSTLLIAPAQPVITWPAPAMVYVGTSLSPVQLNAAASIPGTFTYTPAAGTVMNSVGSQPLAVTFTPADGANYTAATATVSLLVISKQVPAITWHTPAAVGYGTQLSASQLNATAGIPGTFSYDPPLGTVLNAGSRTLSVSFTPDDTATYTAATASITLTVNKAQGTVTLTNLSQIYDGMPKTITATTIPAGLAVAITYNGSDAVPVNAGSYTVAVTLNDANYSGTASGSLTIAKAVPAVSWPSPAPIVYGTPLSALQLNASASIPGTFAYAPAAGTLLPAGNRTLTATFAPGDSANYDSVTATVPLTINTLPPVIITGSMAQVATASDGSVPYPLEITSTKSKVTILSGTRMFDADENVVIGLLSTSALPIDSTAALPPLAVAAPSSDGRKLISLGAAIEIVISNGTFPVKTIMPPLAVSLAIDPAFAAPGTTVEYFSFDGSRWTPEGTAIVNSDGRVDLPVGHLSIWAVAKFEVPSGDLNGDGTVTIVDALLALQVAVGIRSATPAQSAAGDVAPLVDGRPAPNGAINVGDALVILQKAVGVYGW; encoded by the coding sequence CCCGTCACAGTGAAGGGGACGGACGACCCTCTGGCCCTTCAAAAGCTTTCCAAAACCGACTTTGACGTTATCGATGCCCACGACAGAACCATTGACCTGGTTTTTACCGCTGCCGCCCCCGACCCCACCCTGTGTCTCACCGCGCGGATCGAGGGGGACCGAATAACGGACATCCCCTTCCACTATCCGATCCGCAATCTTTACCGGACGATGAATGCCGATTCCGCCTTCTACACCTACCGGCTCGACGATACAAAGCTCGCCGCTTCATCGGCCGATGGCAGACTAAATGCCAACGGCACTCCCTTTTTCAAGGAATGGTCCGAAACCGGCACAGGTCATCCTTCGGGATACACCTACGGCTGGGTGGCCAACGACGACCGTAATCTCTATGTCAAGCTCGACTTCACCCCCGACGACACCATGGATGGCACCAGCGACTACGCCACGGTCTACGTAAAGACAGGAGACCAGCTCAGGGAATTCAGACTCACGACAGCCGAAACCCGCTGGGGGATTGCCGACTTCACTTACACCGACAAGGTGCCCTACCAGCACAAGGTCTATGATTTCACGATCCCGCTGCGGGAGCTGGGGATTGCCGAGGCAACCAGGACACATGCTGTCGAACTGGCCTTTGCGGCCTATGGCACCGCAGCGCCGGGGCTCTCGGAGAGCGTGACGGTCAACCCCGTTACGAACAAAATATATGTGGCCAACGGCACCAGCAGCATTGTGACCGTGATCAACGGCGCCACCGGTGCTGCAACGCAGGTGGTAACCGGCGGCAGCGTCCCCATTGCCCTTGCGGTCAATCCCGCCACGAATCGGGTCTATGTGGCCAATCAGGACAGCGGCACCGTAACCGTAATCGACGGCACAACCGACACGGTCGCCGACACGGTCACGGTGGGGAGCGGTCCGACCGCCATCGCGATCAATCCCGCAACGAACCGGATCTACGTGGCCAACACCTACGACAGTACCGTCACCATGATTGACGGCTCCACCAACAGTACCACACCGGTCTCAGTGGGCAGTGGCCCGTTCGCCATTGCCGTCAATCCTGCAACAGACATGGCCTATGTCGCCAACAGCGCTGACGGCACCGTCAGCGTGATCGACGGCGCCGGCAATGCAGTCGCAACTGTCACGGCTGGTTCATATCCGCGGGCCATTGCAGTCAATCCCGCGACCAACAAGATTTATGTCGCCAATAACTACGGCAGTTCCGTGACAGTGATCGACGGTACCGCCAACACCACCACCTCCGTAACGGTGGGAAACGGTCCGTCCTCCATCGCGGTCAACCCGGCGACGAACAGCATTTATGTCGCCAATTACTACGACAACAGCGTCACCGTGATCGACGGCGTGAGCGACGCTGTCACTGCCACGGTTGCCGCGGCCGCGAACCCTATCGCGGTCGCGGTGGATTTCACGGCTGACAGGATCTATGTCGCAGGCATCAACGGCACGGTGACCGTGATCGACGCGGGCAGCAACAGTGTCTCCTCGACCATCGCCTGCGGTACGAACCTGCGGTCCATTGCGGTGAACCCTGTTACCAACAGGGCCTACGTGGCGAGTTACAACAGTAACAGCATAATTGTCATCGACAGGACTGCCAACGCCGCCGGCGCGGTGAACGTCGGCATGTATCCCGTTGCAGTGGCGATCAATCCGGTCACTAACATGACCTATGTCGCAAACAGCGACAGCGGCACCGTCTCGGTAATTGGCGGAACCACCAATGCCGCCGCTACCGTTGCCACGGGAAGCCAGCCCCTGGCTGTGGCAGTGAATCAGGTCACCAACAAAGTCTATGTGGCCAACGAAGGGGACGATACTGTCACGGTGATCGACGGAACCCATAATGACACCGCACACACGACAACCACGGCCACAGGGGTCAGCCCCCAGGCCATTGCAGTCAACCCGGTCACCAACAAGATCTATGTGGCCAACTACGGCAGCAATACCGTTACCGTAATCAACGGAGCCACCGACACGCCTCTTCCCTCCCCCATAACCGTGGGGACAAAACCGTGCGCCATTGCAATAAATTCCGTCACCAACAAGGTCTATGTCGTCAACTATGTCGGCGCCTCGAGTACCGGTAGCGTCACGGTCATCGACGGAACCACCGACACCGTCCTGACAACCGTCACGGTCGGGAAAGCCCCGCGCGCCATAGCGGTGAACTCCCTCACCGACACGATCTACGTGGCCAATTCCGGCAGCGGGACATCGGTAACCGTGATCGACGGCGCCAGCAACACCACCGGCAATGTGACAGCCGGATCAGCACCATGGGCCGTGGCGGTCAATCAGGTGACCAATCGGATCTACGTTGCCAACAAGAGCGGCAACTCCGTCACCATTATCGACGGTGCCTACAATAACGACGATCACAGGACGACCCTCAGCCTTTCCGGCACCGGTACGACTCCGTATGCCTTGGCCGTCAACCCGGCCAGCAACAGGATCTACGTGGCGAACAGCGGAAGCGACAATGTCGTGGTGATCGACGGCGTCACCAACACGTTCGGCAGTGTCCCGGCGGGAACCCAGCCGCAGAGTCTGGCCGTAAACCAGCTTACCGGCAGGGTCTACGTCGCAAATGTCGGAGAAGTCGGCTATGCCAGCACCGTGACGGTGATCGGCGAGCAGGCGGAATTGCCCATACCACTCACCGTGGCCATTTCGCCGCTTACCGGCAACGTTTCCGCCTCCCCCACCCCTGACTTCTCCTTCCTGGCTGCCAGCGCATTCGCACCCACCGCGCCACCGGTGAGAAAGGTCTACTATCAGTTCGATACACGACAGGGGGCCTGGAAGGAGGCAACCGCCTTCACCGGCAGCACCGGCACGGTGACTGATGCCACACCGCTTCCAAAGGGAAATCACGTGCTCTACCTGTTTGCCACCGACGGCCAGGACGCCACCTCCACCAACACCGGGACTCAGAGCAGCCCGCTGGTGGGCTCCATCGCGGCCTATGCCCTCACCGTAAAGCCTGATTCCCCCTCGGTCGCAACCGCTGCGGCAGACGCACTTTCCCAGACCGGCGCCACCCTGAACGGTACCGTGAACGGCAATGGTGCCGATACCATCGTCACCTTCGAGTACGGCACAACGGCGTCCTACGGCAGCAGCGCCCCGGGCGGCACCGTTTCAGGTGGCTCGGGGATTGTATCGATCTCGGCCGTCGTCAGCGGCCTTGCCTGCGGCACCACCTACCATTTCCGGGCAAGCGCCCAGAACAGTGCCGGTGCCGGAAACGGAGATGACCAGATGTTCGCTACTGCTGCCTGCAGCCATACCATCAGTACGGCTGTCACGGGCGGCAACGGCACCATTACCTGTACGACACCCATTACCCAAGGCAACAGCAGTACCTGCACCATCACGCCCGATCCGGGGTTCCGACTGGCGACACTTGCCGACAACGGCGCCGATGTACTCGCCTCCGTGTCGGGCACAACCTATACGATCGTCAACGTAATTGCCCCCCATACCGTTACCGCCGGCTTTGTCCCGCTGCTGTCCCAGAGCATAGCCGCCTTCGCACCACCGGCGACCATCGTCTATGGCGACCTTCCCGTTACCCTCTCCGCCACGGCCACCTCAGGCCTGACGGTAAACTTCAGCGTGACAGGCGGACCGGGCAGCATCAGCGGTACGACCCTGACCATCACCGGCGCCGGAACCATCAGCCTCAGGGCATCCCAGCCCGGCAACACCAGCTACGCTCCAGCCGCCGACGTCACTGCCTCCGTCACCGCCGTCGCCCGGCCGCTTACCGTCACCGCCGACAGCCTGAGCAAAGTCTACGGAACGGCCGATCCCCCCCTGACCTACCAGATCACCAGCGGCACACTGGCAGCGGGTGATGCCCTGCATGGGGCTCTGACCCGCACGGCCGGTGAAAACGCAGGCAGTTATGCCATAGCACAAGGCACACTGACAGCCGGCCCAAACTACAACCTGTCCTACGTAACAGCCAGCCTGAGCGTAACTCGCCGGCCGCTCACCATTATCGCCGGCAGCGCCAGCCGCCCGTACGGAGCTCCCAACCCGGTTCTGGACAACTTCACGGTATCCGGCCTGGCCGGTGGCGACACGATTACCGGCGTCGCCACAACCTTCCCGGCAACCGCGACCCCGACAGCCGACGTCGGCACCAGCCACGCCATCACCCCCAGCGCCGCCGTATTCGGCGTTGGCAGCGCAGACAACTACAGCATCAACTATATGCCCGGCACGCTGACCATTGACGGCCAGGCTTCCCAGTCGATTACCGGCTTTGTACCGCCGTCAACAGCTGTCTATGGTGGCGCCCCCCTTACCATCTCCGCTGCCGCCACCTCCGGCCTGCCGGTAAGCTTCAGCGTGGTGAGCGGCCCCGGCAGCATCAACGGCAACCAACTCTCCGTAACCGGTGCAGGCATCATCGTTGTCAGGGCCTCCCAGTCCGGAGACCTCAATCACCTGCCCGCAGCCGACGTCACTGCGAGCATCACCGTTACCAAGGCAACCGCAACCATCGCACTGTCGAATCTTGCACAGATCTTCAACGGAGCCGCCAAATCCGTGGTGGCGGCCACCACCCCGCCAGGACTCGCCACCCTTGTCACCTATGACGGCAGCATGGCCGCACCTGTGGCAGCCGGCAGCTACAGCATCGTCGCCGTTGTCAGCGGCGCCAATTACCAGGGCAGCGCTACCGGCACCCTGGTAATCGCCAAGGCCCTGCCGGTCATCACTTGGCCACCCCCGGCAACCGTGTATGTCGATTCGGTACTTTCATCGACGCACCTGAATGCCACGGCCAGCGTACCCGGAACCTTCAGTTATGTTCCGCCGGCCGGCACGGTCATGAACAGCGTGGGGAGCCAGTCCCTGGCCGTCACCTTTACTCCTGCCGATACCGCCAATTACAGCACTGCCACTGCCACGGTCACCCTCACGGTCAGCGACAGGCAGATCCCGGCCATAACCTGGACAGCTCCGGCCGCCCTCAGCTACGGTACGTTACTGTCAACAGCACAGCTGAATGCTTCGGCCAGCGTACCAGGCACATTCAGCTACGATCCGCCGGCAGGCACGCTGCTCAACGCCGGCACCCGAATCCTGACAGTTACCTTCACCCCCGCCGACACCGCCACCTACGCCGCCACAACCGCCTCCGTCACCCTGACGGTGAACAAGGCGCCAGCCCTGGTTACCCTGACCGGCCTGAACCAAACCTACGACGGTACTGCCAAAGCGGTAACCGCAAACACGACGCCAGTTGGACGGACGGTCGTCATCACCTACAGCGGCAGTACGGCACCACCCGCGACAGCAGGCAATTATCCAGTCATCGCCACCATCACCGATGCCAACTACCAGGGGAGCGCCACCTCCACTCTTCTGATCGCTCCGGCCCAACCGGTCATCACCTGGCCGGCCCCGGCCATGGTGTACGTCGGCACGTCCCTCTCACCGGTGCAGTTGAACGCCGCAGCCAGCATACCCGGCACCTTCACCTATACCCCGGCAGCCGGCACGGTCATGAACAGCGTGGGGAGCCAGCCCCTTGCGGTCACCTTCACCCCTGCGGACGGCGCCAATTACACCGCTGCAACGGCCACGGTCAGCCTGCTGGTCATCAGCAAGCAGGTCCCCGCCATTACCTGGCATACTCCCGCTGCCGTCGGCTATGGCACCCAACTCTCGGCCAGCCAGTTGAATGCCACGGCCGGCATACCCGGCACGTTCAGCTATGATCCGCCGCTTGGCACGGTGCTGAACGCCGGTTCCCGGACCCTGTCGGTCTCCTTCACCCCCGACGACACTGCCACCTATACAGCAGCAACCGCCTCCATCACACTGACGGTGAACAAGGCGCAGGGCACCGTCACTCTGACCAACCTCAGCCAGATCTATGACGGAATGCCGAAGACCATCACGGCCACGACCATTCCGGCGGGCTTGGCCGTTGCCATCACCTACAACGGCAGTGATGCAGTCCCGGTCAATGCCGGAAGTTACACCGTCGCCGTCACGCTCAACGACGCCAACTACTCGGGAACCGCCAGCGGATCACTGACCATCGCCAAGGCAGTTCCGGCCGTTTCCTGGCCCTCTCCTGCACCGATTGTCTACGGCACCCCTCTCTCCGCTCTGCAATTGAATGCCAGCGCCAGTATACCCGGCACCTTTGCCTATGCTCCGGCAGCCGGCACCCTGCTCCCCGCCGGAAACCGCACCCTTACCGCCACGTTTGCGCCGGGCGACAGCGCCAATTATGACAGTGTCACAGCCACCGTCCCCCTTACGATCAACACCCTGCCTCCGGTAATCATCACCGGGTCCATGGCCCAGGTTGCCACCGCAAGCGACGGCAGCGTTCCATACCCCCTGGAAATCACCTCCACAAAATCGAAGGTGACTATCCTGTCCGGCACGAGAATGTTCGACGCCGACGAAAATGTCGTCATCGGCCTGCTCAGCACATCCGCACTGCCGATCGATTCGACTGCAGCGCTGCCCCCCCTGGCGGTCGCCGCACCGAGTTCCGACGGAAGAAAATTGATCAGCCTGGGGGCGGCCATCGAGATCGTGATTTCCAATGGCACGTTCCCCGTGAAAACCATCATGCCCCCCTTGGCGGTCAGCCTTGCTATTGATCCCGCCTTTGCCGCGCCTGGAACGACTGTTGAATACTTCAGCTTCGACGGCTCGCGTTGGACCCCGGAAGGAACCGCCATCGTGAATAGCGATGGCAGGGTGGACCTGCCGGTCGGACACCTGTCCATCTGGGCTGTGGCAAAATTCGAGGTGCCCAGCGGCGATCTCAATGGCGACGGCACGGTCACTATCGTGGATGCGCTCCTGGCCCTGCAGGTTGCCGTTGGAATAAGGTCGGCCACTCCGGCACAGTCCGCTGCCGGTGATGTTGCACCATTGGTCGACGGCAGGCCCGCGCCCAACGGGGCTATCAATGTGGGGGATGCGCTGGTGATACTGCAAAAGGCGGTGGGAGTCTATGGTTGGTAG
- a CDS encoding DoxX family protein — MAKGSFDASSLIAPLMVRIPLGLIFMAHGSQKLLGLFGGQGLTGTFRIFEQKLGIPPIFTLLAIIAEFGGGFGVLTGFLTRLSAAGIASVMAVAIYKLHWANGFFLNINCVPGRGHGIEYDLALLGMALYLVFAGGGRWCLDRLIFRG, encoded by the coding sequence ATGGCAAAAGGGAGTTTTGACGCATCGAGTTTGATCGCGCCTCTGATGGTAAGGATCCCGCTGGGGCTGATCTTCATGGCTCATGGTTCGCAGAAGCTGCTGGGGCTGTTCGGCGGACAGGGCCTGACCGGCACATTCAGGATCTTTGAACAAAAACTGGGTATTCCCCCCATCTTCACCCTCCTGGCCATCATTGCCGAATTCGGGGGGGGATTCGGCGTGCTGACCGGTTTTCTGACCCGGCTCTCCGCTGCCGGTATCGCCTCGGTAATGGCAGTGGCGATCTACAAGCTTCACTGGGCGAACGGTTTTTTCCTCAACATCAATTGCGTGCCGGGGCGGGGACATGGCATTGAATATGATCTGGCGCTGCTGGGCATGGCGCTGTACCTGGTGTTTGCCGGCGGCGGCAGGTGGTGCTTGGACCGGTTGATCTTCCGAGGATAA
- a CDS encoding peptide chain release factor 3, with product MESLNQQEVGKRRTFAIISHPDAGKTTITEKLLLFGGAIQQAGEVRARKSARHATSDWMELEKQRGISVTSSVMKFTYNGCEINLLDTPGHNDFSEDTYRVLTAVDSVLMVIDSVKGVESQTRKLLEVCRLRHTPIMTFMNKLDREGQEPLDLLDDIEKNLKMQTTPVTWPVGMGKRFRGTYHLYTKELVFFDAEAANGTGRVLSVSGLDDPLLDELLGSQVDELRHDVELLEGAAHPFDQEAYLAGRQTPVFFGSAINTFGVQQLLDAFIEYAPAPLPRPTASRMVSPLEEAFSGFTFKIQANMDPAHRDRIAFFRICSGKFTRGMKVRHVRLGRDVQIANATIFMAQDRTNVEEAWPGDIIGIHNHGTIKIGDTFTLGEDLKFTGIPSFAPEHFRKVRLLNPMKSKALEKGLVQLAEEGATQVFKPLMGADWVIGAVGLLQFEVVMHRLEHEYSVKVAFEPVSYVTARWVTGEKKKIEEFEKKEAMHVYIDGEGKLTYMAGSQWRLDNTIENWKDLEFHETSEHS from the coding sequence GTGGAATCATTGAATCAGCAGGAAGTCGGCAAACGCCGCACTTTCGCCATCATCAGCCATCCGGATGCCGGCAAGACCACCATTACCGAAAAGCTTTTGCTGTTCGGCGGGGCTATCCAGCAGGCAGGCGAAGTCAGGGCCCGCAAATCCGCCCGCCATGCCACCTCGGACTGGATGGAGCTGGAAAAGCAGCGCGGGATTTCGGTCACCTCGTCGGTGATGAAATTCACCTATAACGGATGCGAGATCAACCTGCTCGATACCCCCGGCCATAATGACTTCTCGGAAGACACCTATCGTGTGTTGACTGCGGTAGACTCGGTCCTGATGGTGATAGACTCGGTCAAAGGGGTCGAATCGCAGACCAGGAAGCTGCTGGAAGTCTGCCGCCTGCGCCACACACCGATCATGACCTTCATGAACAAGCTGGACCGCGAGGGACAGGAGCCGCTCGACCTGCTGGACGACATCGAAAAGAACCTCAAGATGCAGACGACTCCGGTTACCTGGCCGGTCGGCATGGGCAAACGCTTCCGTGGCACCTACCACCTCTACACCAAAGAGCTGGTCTTTTTCGATGCCGAAGCGGCCAACGGCACCGGCCGTGTCCTGTCGGTATCTGGCCTGGACGACCCGCTGCTGGACGAATTGCTGGGCAGCCAGGTGGACGAATTGCGCCACGACGTCGAACTCCTGGAAGGGGCGGCCCACCCCTTCGACCAGGAGGCCTATCTGGCCGGGCGGCAGACGCCGGTGTTCTTCGGTAGCGCCATCAACACCTTCGGCGTCCAGCAATTATTGGATGCCTTCATAGAATATGCGCCGGCACCACTGCCGCGCCCGACCGCCTCCAGGATGGTGTCACCCCTGGAAGAAGCCTTCAGCGGCTTCACCTTTAAAATCCAGGCCAACATGGATCCGGCCCACCGAGACCGGATCGCCTTTTTCCGGATCTGCTCCGGCAAGTTCACCCGTGGCATGAAGGTTCGCCACGTACGCCTCGGCCGCGACGTGCAGATCGCCAATGCCACCATCTTCATGGCCCAGGACCGCACCAATGTCGAGGAGGCCTGGCCGGGCGACATCATCGGCATTCACAATCACGGTACCATCAAGATCGGCGACACCTTTACCCTGGGAGAAGACCTGAAATTCACCGGCATCCCCAGCTTTGCTCCCGAACATTTCCGCAAGGTGCGCCTGCTCAACCCGATGAAATCCAAGGCATTGGAAAAAGGGCTGGTCCAGTTGGCCGAGGAAGGCGCCACCCAGGTCTTCAAACCGCTGATGGGCGCTGACTGGGTGATCGGCGCAGTCGGCCTGTTGCAGTTCGAGGTCGTCATGCACCGGCTGGAGCACGAGTACAGCGTCAAGGTAGCTTTCGAGCCGGTCAGCTACGTCACGGCCCGCTGGGTAACCGGTGAGAAGAAAAAGATCGAGGAATTCGAGAAAAAAGAGGCCATGCACGTCTACATCGACGGCGAGGGCAAGCTGACCTACATGGCGGGCAGCCAGTGGCGCCTCGACAACACCATCGAAAACTGGAAGGACCTGGAATTCCACGAAACCAGCGAGCATTCATGA
- a CDS encoding chemotaxis response regulator protein-glutamate methylesterase, with product MLSSPSGKIRVLIVDDSSFMRMAIRGVLSKDPSIEVVGTAVDGVEGVEKALALKPDLITMDVEMPRMDGIAALRQIMAKAPTKVIMVSTLTNEGAKATFEALDAGAIDYIPKNVTDSAQAQTIFRDELLRKVKDSVRSRFGGAAPIARPAMAAPVRRVSTPLRNKKINYVGIGASTGGPVALQEVLSRIPVNFPYGIVVGIHMPKAFTGPYAERLNAKCSLSIREAVDGDVVKPGLVLIAPGGMHTTLVRQGTNLVVKVVPTSAYPQYVYIPSVDLILSTMAEVTNGSMLGVILTGMGNDGFKGMQLLKSKGGVTIAQDEATSTIYGMPKACVDGGVADEVLPLGQIGYEIAKFAG from the coding sequence ATGTTATCCTCACCAAGCGGTAAAATTCGCGTACTGATCGTTGACGACTCATCTTTCATGCGCATGGCCATACGCGGTGTCCTCTCCAAAGACCCCTCCATCGAAGTGGTCGGAACCGCCGTTGATGGCGTGGAAGGGGTGGAAAAGGCCCTGGCGCTGAAACCCGACCTGATTACCATGGACGTGGAGATGCCCCGCATGGACGGCATCGCTGCACTTCGGCAGATCATGGCCAAAGCTCCCACCAAGGTCATCATGGTTTCGACCTTGACCAACGAAGGGGCAAAGGCCACTTTCGAAGCACTGGATGCAGGCGCTATAGATTATATTCCCAAGAACGTCACCGATTCCGCCCAGGCGCAAACCATCTTCCGCGATGAACTGCTGCGCAAGGTCAAGGATTCGGTACGCTCGCGCTTCGGCGGTGCGGCTCCGATTGCTCGTCCGGCTATGGCAGCGCCTGTTCGCCGGGTTTCGACCCCCCTGCGTAACAAGAAAATCAATTATGTCGGCATCGGCGCCTCCACCGGAGGTCCTGTGGCGCTCCAGGAGGTGCTTTCCCGTATCCCGGTCAATTTTCCCTACGGCATCGTTGTGGGCATCCATATGCCCAAGGCCTTTACCGGTCCCTATGCCGAGCGCCTGAACGCCAAGTGCTCGCTATCGATTCGCGAAGCTGTGGATGGGGATGTCGTAAAACCGGGCCTGGTGCTGATCGCTCCGGGTGGCATGCACACCACCCTGGTGCGGCAGGGCACCAACCTGGTCGTCAAAGTCGTTCCCACCAGCGCTTACCCCCAATATGTCTACATCCCCTCTGTCGATTTGATCTTGTCGACCATGGCCGAGGTCACCAACGGTTCCATGCTGGGTGTCATCCTGACCGGCATGGGTAACGATGGATTCAAGGGGATGCAGCTTCTGAAGAGCAAGGGCGGGGTGACCATTGCGCAGGATGAGGCCACCTCGACCATTTATGGCATGCCCAAGGCCTGTGTGGACGGAGGGGTGGCCGACGAGGTCCTGCCTTTGGGGCAGATCGGCTATGAAATCGCCAAGTTTGCGGGGTAG
- a CDS encoding HDOD domain-containing protein: MDKKALMDKAEQLVEKIDDLPTIPVVATQVLQLLDQEDVRIEEVADLMLTDQVMTARVLKMLNSPVYKPSNQITSLRRALVYLGAHHIREVALTTSLISAFADDSRVFGIKSFWEHSFGVGMVSKIIASKIGYQDLERAYISGIIHDLGVVFLSNFMPGEFQAVLESMKTRPVKLVDAEIERLGTSHSEIGYCMARKWNFPEAYCEVIANHHHPDEATTDPVLCSVVNLSDLFCTVRGLNYSNSEWVSFNLAEEPAWQILKKESLGLADLDEARFCYELDDAIPDVKELVNSIFNSKE, encoded by the coding sequence ATGGATAAGAAAGCGTTGATGGACAAAGCTGAACAACTGGTCGAAAAGATAGATGACCTCCCTACCATACCGGTTGTTGCGACCCAGGTGCTGCAACTGCTCGACCAGGAGGATGTCAGGATCGAGGAAGTGGCCGATCTGATGCTCACCGATCAGGTCATGACAGCCCGCGTGCTGAAAATGCTCAACTCACCGGTGTATAAGCCGAGCAATCAGATCACCTCGCTCAGACGTGCCCTGGTGTATCTCGGCGCGCACCACATCAGGGAAGTTGCCCTGACAACCTCGCTGATCAGCGCTTTTGCGGATGACTCCCGGGTTTTCGGCATCAAGTCGTTCTGGGAACACTCCTTCGGGGTCGGCATGGTGTCCAAGATCATAGCGTCCAAGATCGGGTACCAGGATCTTGAAAGGGCATACATCAGCGGAATCATCCATGACCTCGGGGTGGTATTCCTCAGCAATTTCATGCCGGGAGAATTTCAGGCGGTGCTGGAAAGCATGAAGACCAGGCCGGTAAAGCTCGTGGATGCCGAGATCGAAAGGCTGGGCACGAGTCACAGCGAGATCGGGTACTGCATGGCCAGGAAGTGGAACTTCCCCGAGGCTTACTGTGAGGTGATCGCGAATCATCATCATCCCGACGAGGCAACCACCGACCCGGTATTGTGTTCCGTCGTCAACCTCTCCGACCTGTTCTGCACGGTGCGGGGCCTCAATTACAGCAACAGTGAATGGGTCAGTTTCAATCTGGCGGAGGAGCCGGCCTGGCAGATTCTCAAGAAGGAATCCCTTGGTCTGGCGGACCTGGACGAGGCCCGTTTTTGCTACGAGCTTGACGACGCCATTCCCGATGTAAAGGAACTGGTCAACTCAATTTTCAATTCCAAGGAATAG